Genomic segment of Murdochiella vaginalis:
CTGAGCCTGGATCGCGAAGGGCTGGTGGTTCGTCAGGCATGGGCCAATGACGGCCCGACCATGAAGCGTTGGCATCCGAAAGCGAAAGGTGCAGCATATCCGATTCTCAAGAGAACGTCGCACATCGGCGTTGTGGTCAGTGAAAAAGAGGAGGAAGAGCGCTAATGGGTCAAAAGGTACATCCGAAGGGAATGCGCGTCGGCGTCATCAAGGATTGGGATTCCAATTGGTTTGCCGGCAGCGCACAGTTTCCGAAGTTGATTAAAGAGGATCATGAGATCCGCAAGATGGTCAAGAAAGAGTTGTTCGAGGCTGGCATCTCCGATATAAAAATCGAACGCACCATGGGTCGTGTACGCGTCACCATCAACACCGCAAAGCCGGGCATTGTCATCGGTAAAGGCGGTACGGCGGTGGAAGAGCTCAAGAAGCGCATGGAAAAACTGACCAAGAAGACGGTTCTCATCAATGTCGAAGAAATTCGCAATCCGGATTTAGATGCACAGCTGCAGGCAGAGCGCATCGCCGCTGACCTGGAAAACCGCGTGACCTTCCGTCGTGCGATGAAGCAGGCAATTCAGCGCAGCATGCGTGCCGGTGCCAAGGGAATTAAAACATTGGCTGCCGGTCGTTTGGGCGGCGCCGATATGGCCCGTACCGAGCATTATTCCGAGGGAACCATTCCCCTGCAAACGCTGCGTGCCGACATCCGTTACGGACAGGCAGTGGCCCGCACAACGGCAGGTGCCGTGGGCATCAAGGTATGGATTTACATCGGCGAAGTGCTTCCGGGCATGAAAGAGGCGGAGATGCCGAAGCCGCCGCGCCGTGAGCCGCGTCGTGGACGCCGCGATCGTCGGGATGACAATCGCCAGGATCGCCGTGACAATCGTCGTGGCGGAGAGCGTCGCGGAAACCGCCGCGAAGGAAATGGTCGTGGCGAGCGTCCCCAGCGCGAGCAATAAGACCGGGTGAGGAGGTAGCACTATGTTAATGCCAAAAAGAGTTAAACGCCGTCGCGTCCACCGTGGTCGAATGAAGGGGATGGCACTGCGTGGAAATACCGTCACATACGGAGAATATGGCCTGCAGGCTGTTGAACCGGCATGGATGACGGCCAATCAAATTGAAGCGGCTCGACGTGCCATGACGCGCTACATCAAGCGTGGCGGAAACGTCTGGATTAAAGTTTTCCCGGATAAACCGGTTTCCAAAAAACCTGCCGAAGTCCGTATGGGTTCCGGTAAAGGTGCTCCGGAGTATTGGGTCGCTGTTATCAAACCCGGTCGCGTGCTGTTTGAGATGTCGGGCGTGCCGCACGATGTGGCAAAAGAAGCGATGCGTCTTGCTGCTGCGAAGTTGCCGATGAAGACCAAGTTCGTCGTGCGTGAACAAGCGGGACAGGAAGGTGAAGAATAATGAAAGCTACGGAAATTCGCAATCTCTCCGATCAGGATCTCAGCCAGAAGTTGCAGGATCTGAAGCAGGAGTTGTTCAACCTTCGCTTCCAGATTGCAGCCGGCCAGCTGGAGAATCCCAACGCTATCGGAACGGTAAAGAAAGATATCGCGCGTGTACGCACGATTCAACAGGAACGTGCCATTGCGGCAAGAAAGGAGGCGTAACCGATGGAAAATCGTACATCGAAACGTCCACAGAAGATCGGTATGGTCGTCTCCAACAGTATGGATAAGACGATCGTGGTGGAAATCTCGACATTGGTCAAGCATCCCGAATACCACAAGATGATGAAACGCACGATCCGTATTAAAGCGCATGACGAGAATAATCAGGCGAAAATCGGCGACCGCGTTCTGGTAATGCAGACGCGTCCACTGTCGAAGACAAAACGATATCGCCTCGTTGAAATCCTCGAAGAAGCGAAGTAAGAGAGGGGGCTTCAATGTTACAGAATGAAAGTCGTTTGAAAGTCGCCGACAACTCCGGCGCAAAAGAACTCTTGGTCATTCACGTCATCGGCAGTACCGGTCGTAAATACGCGCATATCGGCGATCAAATTCGCTGCACGGTCAAAAATGCGACGCCAGGCGGCACGGTGAAGAAGGGCGACGTTGTCACCGCTGTTGTTGTTC
This window contains:
- the rpmC gene encoding 50S ribosomal protein L29, which codes for MKATEIRNLSDQDLSQKLQDLKQELFNLRFQIAAGQLENPNAIGTVKKDIARVRTIQQERAIAARKEA
- the rplN gene encoding 50S ribosomal protein L14 produces the protein MLQNESRLKVADNSGAKELLVIHVIGSTGRKYAHIGDQIRCTVKNATPGGTVKKGDVVTAVVVRSKDGVSRPDGSVIRFDDNAAVIVKDDKNPVGTRIFGPVTRELRQNGYMKIISLAPEVL
- the rplP gene encoding 50S ribosomal protein L16, with the protein product MLMPKRVKRRRVHRGRMKGMALRGNTVTYGEYGLQAVEPAWMTANQIEAARRAMTRYIKRGGNVWIKVFPDKPVSKKPAEVRMGSGKGAPEYWVAVIKPGRVLFEMSGVPHDVAKEAMRLAAAKLPMKTKFVVREQAGQEGEE
- the rpsQ gene encoding 30S ribosomal protein S17 — protein: MENRTSKRPQKIGMVVSNSMDKTIVVEISTLVKHPEYHKMMKRTIRIKAHDENNQAKIGDRVLVMQTRPLSKTKRYRLVEILEEAK
- the rpsC gene encoding 30S ribosomal protein S3 yields the protein MGQKVHPKGMRVGVIKDWDSNWFAGSAQFPKLIKEDHEIRKMVKKELFEAGISDIKIERTMGRVRVTINTAKPGIVIGKGGTAVEELKKRMEKLTKKTVLINVEEIRNPDLDAQLQAERIAADLENRVTFRRAMKQAIQRSMRAGAKGIKTLAAGRLGGADMARTEHYSEGTIPLQTLRADIRYGQAVARTTAGAVGIKVWIYIGEVLPGMKEAEMPKPPRREPRRGRRDRRDDNRQDRRDNRRGGERRGNRREGNGRGERPQREQ